The following coding sequences are from one Streptococcus mitis window:
- the cbpD gene encoding choline binding-anchored murein hydrolase CbpD yields the protein MKISPFKVAETRFSFRKSAKKVVPFLVVGLMLAAGNSVYAYSGGNGSIARGDDYPAHYKNGSQEIDKWRMYSRQCTSFAAFRLSNVNGFEIPAAYGNANEWGYRARREGYRVDNTPTIGSIAWSTAGTYGHVAWVSNVIGDEIEIEEYNYGIRESYNKRIVKANTMTGFIHFKDLAGGSVGNSQSSASTGGTHYFKTKAAIKNQPLASATAIDYYYPGENVHYDQILEKDGYKWLSYTAYNGSRRYIQLEGVTSSQNQSGNSSNYGSNNGLTIGWKKINGSWYHFKSNGSKSTGWLKDGSSWYYLKSSGEMQTGWLKENGLWYYLDSSGAMKTGWYQVSGKWYYSYSSGALAVNTTVDGYRVNSDGVRV from the coding sequence ATGAAAATTTCACCATTTAAAGTAGCAGAGACAAGATTTTCTTTCAGAAAATCAGCTAAAAAGGTTGTTCCCTTTTTAGTAGTAGGATTGATGTTAGCAGCGGGTAATAGTGTATATGCCTATTCCGGAGGAAATGGATCGATTGCGCGTGGGGATGATTATCCTGCTCATTATAAAAATGGGAGCCAGGAGATTGATAAGTGGCGCATGTATTCTCGTCAGTGTACTTCTTTTGCAGCCTTTCGTTTGAGTAATGTCAATGGTTTTGAGATTCCGGCTGCTTATGGGAATGCGAATGAATGGGGCTATCGTGCTCGTCGTGAAGGTTATCGTGTCGATAATACACCAACGATTGGCTCTATTGCTTGGTCTACTGCAGGAACTTATGGTCATGTTGCTTGGGTGTCAAATGTAATAGGAGATGAGATTGAGATTGAAGAATACAATTATGGAATAAGGGAATCTTACAACAAGCGCATCGTGAAGGCAAATACTATGACGGGGTTTATTCATTTTAAAGATTTAGCTGGTGGCAGTGTTGGGAATAGTCAATCCTCAGCTTCAACAGGAGGAACACATTATTTTAAGACTAAGGCTGCTATCAAAAATCAGCCTCTAGCTAGCGCAACTGCGATTGATTACTATTATCCTGGGGAGAATGTTCATTATGATCAAATTCTCGAAAAAGATGGATACAAGTGGTTGAGTTATACGGCTTATAACGGAAGTCGTCGCTATATCCAGCTAGAGGGAGTAACCTCTTCACAGAATCAATCAGGGAATAGTTCTAACTATGGATCCAATAATGGATTGACTATTGGTTGGAAGAAAATAAATGGTAGTTGGTATCATTTCAAATCAAATGGGTCTAAATCAACGGGTTGGCTGAAAGACGGATCTAGTTGGTATTATTTGAAATCATCTGGTGAAATGCAGACAGGCTGGTTAAAGGAAAATGGTCTGTGGTATTATTTAGATAGTTCAGGGGCAATGAAAACGGGGTGGTATCAAGTCTCTGGTAAGTGGTATTATTCTTACTCTTCAGGCGCCTTAGCTGTCAATACGACAGTGGATGGCTACAGAGTAAATAGTGATGGAGTACGAGTATAG
- a CDS encoding thiamine-binding protein, whose translation MKASIALQVLPLSQGIDRIAVIDQVIAYLKAQEVTMVVTPFETVLEGEFDELMRILKEALEVAGQEADNVFANVKINVGEILSIDEKLEKYTETTH comes from the coding sequence ATGAAAGCAAGCATTGCCTTGCAAGTTTTACCCCTATCACAGGGAATTGATCGGATTGCTGTTATCGATCAAGTCATTGCTTATCTGAAAGCTCAAGAAGTGACTATGGTGGTGACACCATTTGAAACGGTCTTGGAAGGGGAGTTTGATGAGCTTATGCGCATTCTCAAAGAAGCGCTAGAGGTGGCAGGGCAGGAGGCAGATAATGTCTTTGCTAATGTCAAAATAAATGTAGGAGAGATTTTAAGTATTGATGAGAAACTTGAAAAGTATACTGAGACGACACATTAG